Proteins from one Malaya genurostris strain Urasoe2022 chromosome 2, Malgen_1.1, whole genome shotgun sequence genomic window:
- the LOC131428586 gene encoding uncharacterized protein LOC131428586 — MRRESSESLLSLVDSFERNISILKRLGEPADRWSSILVYQLSLRLDNRTLREWEQYSSREPARDDGVVNDGMPLYIDMIRFLQDYARMLQTIAPQHTAMTHRPTDFKPKSNAAAYVAVEPTSRSCLNCGQGHFLGNCGQFRKLSPHERLDFAKTHRLCLNCLKTAAHSCKNCPSSNCRKCDRKHNTLLHLPPLDGLHTQQSQGTAGYIQSQAPSSSSSSSRSPCLPSQTSPVPSSSASQMAVSMAASRAAPISSSHFASSDSAAGPPEVLTTRSHLPNEIVFLWTALVNFEDCNGTTYQVRVLLDCGSQCNFMSEALYRKLHLASVACSTEVSGIGTSLTRIERAVTAFVSSRCSPYRKQMSFLVLPSITRMLPSRPVDVTSWKLPRHVRFADPTFNTPGVIDAIVGNECFADILQYGKIDFGEKLPVLQKTVFGWIISGKCQNTNEKASFVSYHVSRLDKLEALVGKFWELESCASPNNWSPTELECEQHFKKNVIRNAQGRYVVKLPKRVELLPQLHDNRYNAQRRFLSLERKLDSNIEIKKLYHEFIQERISLGHMQEVPPAEEDLSPQYFLPHHAVLRLNSSTTKLRTVFDASCKSQSGISLNDVLLVGPTIQDSLISIVMRFRMHAFVVSADVAKMYRQILVHPSDQALQRIYWRESKEFPLKIFQLRTLTYGTNSASFLATRVIQQLAEDEAKNFPLAAPVVRKDFYMDDMLTGSNDLKTLKNVCIQVTAMLESAGFPLRKFSSNSQEILDLIPVSQRETKTLLKFDNHSSVNALGLLWEPASDFLSCKIPEWPRIKTYTKRTVLSRMSSLFDPLGLLGPATVKAKIFMQTLWKTTLSWDSNLPVPYQIAWEEIQSQIPELKELRIPRFVLSLRRPKIVEMHGFSDASEQAYGACVYIRSITDDGYCTVRLFAAKSRIAPLEVKSIARLELCAALLLANLSQMVADTIAHNGKVFLWTDSSIVLHWLASSPSKWQTFVANRVAEIQRLTTSGIWKHVPSSDNPADLISRGMFVSELYNSSLWWNGPNWITSVDQPWPETVVVPVHDSMSEEVLEMFANNSSTNKVSRLGPISTVEMREAMLALVRVVQQECFAPEIASLSANQDVPRSSTLRFLHPILEDSLIRVGGRLQHASISYDRKHPLVLPVKHPLTLLIAESVHRRTMHGGPQLTLAIMKHEFWPLRGRDLVRRVVHSCVTCAKARPRNLEQLMGQLPPERVNRAYPFQYVGIDFAGPVYLKPSTRKGAPVKSYVAVFVCLAVKAAHLELVSDLTSAAFIAALRRFIARRGLPNTIFCDNATNFTAAHRELKDLRQMFLSQHHKNAVVLEASTQKIAFHFIPPHAPTFGGLWEACVKSFKHHLRRIVGNSQLPYEAFSTVLVQIEACLNSRPITPLSNDPNDEEALTPGHFIIGRPLLAVPEPDLAHIPENRLDLWQKTQSLTQHFWKRWSKEYLCTLQLRYKWSTVNQNLLKDSIVLIRDDNLPVGRWSMGRVISVNFGDDNLVRVATVKIAGVAKPVTRPITKLCLLPIEIDPGTIEACPSSTPDQDVTYGM; from the coding sequence ATGCGTCGAGAGTCTTCTGAGTCGCTTTTATCTTTGGTCGATAGTTTCGAACGTAATATTTCCATCTTGAAACGCCTCGGGGAACCAGCAGATCGCTGGAGTTCGATATTAGTTTACCAGTTGAGCCTGCGTTTGGACAACCGTACCTTGCGAGAATGGGAGCAATATTCTTCCAGAGAACCAGCTCGAGACGACGGAGTAGTGAATGATGGAATGCCTCTCTACATTGACATGATACGATTCCTACAGGACTACGCCCGAATGCTTCAGACTATCGCACCCCAACACACAGCGATGACTCATAGACCGACAGATTTCAAACCAAAATCAAACGCCGCTGCTTATGTCGCAGTAGAGCCTACTTCTCGATCGTGTCTTAATTGTGGTCAAGGTCATTTTCTCGGGAATTGTGGACAGTTCAGGAAATTATCGCCGCATGAACGTCTCGATTTCGCAAAAACTCATCGCTTGTGCttaaattgtttgaaaacaGCGGCTCACAGTTGCAAGAACTGTCCCTCGTCCAATTGTCGAAAATGTGATCGCAAGCATAACACGCTTCTCCATTTACCCCCTCTCGATGGTTTACATACACAGCAATCTCAAGGCACAGCTGGTTACATTCAATCGCAagcaccgtcgtcgtcgtcatcgtcgtctcgTTCACCATGCCTGCCCAGCCAAACCTCGCCTGTCCCGTCATCATCGGCATCGCAAATGGCAGTTTCAATGGCAGCCTCTCGAGCGGCTCCCATATCTTCATCGCATTTCGCAAGCTCCGATTCTGCGGCAGGCCCACCTGAAGTTTTAACAACTCGATCACATCTACCCAACGAAATAGTGTTTCTTTGGACGGCACTGGTTAACTTTGAGGATTGTAATGGGACGACGTATCAAGTGCGAGTTCTCTTGGACTGCGGTTCACAGTGCAATTTCATGTCGGAGGCATTATACCGCAAACTTCATCTCGCATCTGTCGCCTGTTCCACTGAAGTATCTGGGATCGGTACAAGCTTGACTCGAATCGAACGCGCTGTTACCGCCTTTGTTTCATCGCGATGCTCTCCATACCGAAAACAAATGTCGTTTCTTGTTCTACCTTCGATAACAAGAATGTTGCCTTCTCGTCCAGTGGATGTCACCAGCTGGAAGCTTCCACGTCATGTTCGATTTGCGGACCCGACGTTCAACACTCCAGGCGTAATTGACGCTATTGTCGGTAATGAGTGTTTTGCAGATATACTACAATACGGTAAAATAGACTTTGGTGAAAAGTTACCTGTTCTACAAAAGACAGTTTTCGGATGGATCATTTCTGGAAAATGTCAAAACACCAATGAGAAGGCATCTTTTGTGTCGTATCATGTAAGCCGCCTCGATAAGCTGGAAGCCTTGGTGGGAAAATTTTGGGAATTGGAATCGTGTGCGTCACCCAACAACTGGTCGCCTACGGAGCTTGAATGTGAACAACATTTCAAGAAAAACGTTATACGCAATGCTCAAGGCAGGTATGTCGTAAAATTACCTAAGAGAGTGGAATTACTACCACAGCTGCATGACAATAGATACAACGCACAGCGACGTTTTCTATCGCTAGAGCGTAAACTCGATTCAAATATCGAAATCAAGAAACTTTATCACGAGTTTATCCAAGAGCGCATCTCGCTGGGTCACATGCAAGAAGTTCCACCAGCTGAGGAAGATTTGTCCCCTCAATATTTCTTGCCGCACCACGCCGTATTACGACTGAACAGTTCGACCACCAAGTTACGAACCGTGTTTGACGCTTCATGCAAATCGCAATCTGGTATATCGCTCAACGATGTCCTTTTAGTGGGACCAACGATTCAAGATTCGCTAATTTCAATAGTCATGCGATTTCGGATGCACGCTTTTGTGGTGAGTGCGGACGTCGCCAAAATGTACCGCCAAATTTTGGTACATCCTTCTGATCAAGCACTACAAAGAATCTACTGGCGGGAGTCTAAAGAGTTTCCGCTGAAAATATTCCAGCTTCGGACCTTGACCTACGGAACCAACAGCGCATCCTTTCTTGCCACTCGGGTAATTCAGCAGCTTGCTGAGGACGAGGCTAAAAATTTCCCGCTCGCTGCGCCAGTAGTTCGTAAAGATTTTTACATGGACGATATGTTAACCGGTTCCAACGATCTCAAAACCTTAAAGAACGTGTGCATTCAAGTAACTGCTATGCTAGAGTCGGCTGGCTTCCCGCTTAGAAAATTCTCTTCTAATTCTCAAGAGATTCTCGATCTTATTCCCGTATCGCAGAGAGAAACGAAAACTTTGCTAAAATTTGACAATCATTCGTCTGTAAATGCTCTCGGTCTACTTTGGGAACCAGCTTCCGATTTTCTGAGCTGCAAAATTCCGGAATGGCCAAGAATTAAAACGTATACAAAACGCACCGTACTGTCCCGTATGTCGAGCCTATTCGATCCGTTAGGATTACTTGGTCCAGCAACCGTAAAGGCCAAGATATTTATGCAGACGCTATGGAAGACAACGTTATCGTGGGATTCCAACCTGCCCGTTCCGTATCAAATCGCTTGGGAAGAGATACAAAGCCAAATTCCTGAATTGAAAGAACTTCGTATTCCTCGTTTCGTTTTGTCGCTCCGTAGACCAAAAATCGTCGAAATGCACGGATTCAGTGACGCGTCTGAACAAGCTTACGGCGCCTGCGTCTATATTCGTTCGATCACCGATGATGGATACTGTACAGTTCGGCTTTTCGCTGCCAAGTCAAGGATAGCTCCTTTGGAGGTCAAGTCCATCGCCCGTCTTGAGCTTTGTGCCGCCCTTCTCTTAGCAAATCTATCCCAAATGGTTGCAGACACCATCGCACACAACGGCAAAGTATTTCTCTGGACCGATTCATCCATCGTACTCCATTGGCTGGCTTCGTCGCCGTCTAAATGGCAAACATTTGTTGCGAACCGTGTTGCGGAAATTCAAAGGCTGACCACCAGTGGAATCTGGAAACATGTTCCCAGTAGTGACAATCCCGCCGACCTAATTTCGCGAGGAATGTTTGTCTCGGAATTGTACAACAGCTCTCTTTGGTGGAACGGGCCTAACTGGATAACGTCTGTCGATCAGCCTTGGCCTGAAACCGTGGTAGTACCCGTCCACGACTCGATGTCGGAGGAAGTGCTCGAAATGTTCGCTAACAACAGCTCAACGAATAAAGTTTCTCGTCTGGGACCGATATCCACTGTCGAAATGCGTGAAGCTATGTTAGCACTCGTACGCGTTGTTCAACAAGAGTGCTTTGCCCCTGAGATAGCATCTCTTTCTGCCAACCAAGATGTACCTCGATCGTCGACTTTGCGATTTCTTCACCCAATCCTCGAAGACAGCCTGATACGTGTTGGTGGCCGGCTACAACATGCATCGATCAGCTACGATAGGAAGCACCCTTTAGTATTACCAGTGAAACATCCATTAACGCTACTGATCGCCGAATCTGTTCATCGGCGAACCATGCATGGCGGGCCACAGCTTACATTAGCAATCATGAAACACGAGTTTTGGCCATTGCGTGGTAGAGATCTGGTACGGCGAGTAGTACACAGCTGCGTAACGTGTGCAAAGGCCAGGCCCAGGAATCTCGAGCAACTAATGGGACAGCTACCACCGGAGAGGGTTAATCGAGCATACCCCTTTCAATACGTCGGAATAGATTTTGCGGGACCAGTGTATCTCAAACCAAGCACACGCAAAGGAGCTCCTGTAAAATCATACGTTGCAGTGTTTGTTTGCCTGGCGGTCAAAGCAGCGCACCTTGAGCTCGTGTCGGATCTCACGTCGGCTGCATTCATCGCGGCACTTCGTCGTTTCATTGCGCGCAGGGGATTGCCGAATACCATCTTCTGTGATAACGCAACAAATTTTACTGCAGCTCACAGGGAACTCAAAGACCTTCGACAGATGTTCCTGTCGCAGCATCACAAAAATGCTGTTGTACTAGAAGCAAGTACCCAAAAAATTGCTTTTCATTTCATACCACCACATGCCCCTACGTTTGGTGGGTTATGGGAGGCTTGCGTCAAGTCTTTCAAGCATCATCTTCGCAGAATAGTTGGGAATAGTCAGCTGCCGTATGAGGCCTTTAGTACCGTGCTTGTGCAAATTGAGGCATGCCTTAACTCGCGACCAATTACTCCACTGTCCAACGATCCGAACGATGAAGAAGCACTTACTCCAGGACACTTCATCATCGGACGACCGCTTTTAGCCGTACCTGAACCCGATTTAGCGCACATTCCAGAAAATCGTTTGGATCTTTGGCAGAAAACGCAAAGTCTCACGCAACACTTTTGGAAACGATGGAGCAAGGAGTATCTGTGTACCTTGCAGCTCCGGTACAAGTGGTCTACGGTGAATCAAAATTTGCTGAAAGATTCCATCGTTTTGATTCGGGATGACAATCTCCCAGTTGGAAGATGGTCGATGGGCAGAGTAATttctgtcaatttcggagatgatAACCTCGTTCGAGTTGCAACTGTAAAGATTGCCGGTGTAGCCAAACCAGTAACACGTCCGATTACGAAATTGTGCCTTTTACCGATCGAGATAGATCCAGGAACCATCGAAGCGTGTCCGTCATCAACCCCCGACCAAGACGTGACCTATGGTATGTAA